In Sulfuracidifex metallicus DSM 6482 = JCM 9184, a single window of DNA contains:
- the gapN gene encoding NADP-dependent glyceraldehyde-3-phosphate dehydrogenase, with product MKKTELNLTSAEFQSIFEKREVPTFKTYLAGKWVSGSDPEGLKVVSPIDLSVIAKAPKLSLQEVKDAIEVNFEKGRWDIRNMPGEKRLKVYHRVADLIEKTREDFVEVLMLNNGKIRAAANGEVDAAIERLIRADLDAKKIYGDFVPGDWSSESLETEAIVTREPLGLVLAIVPFNYPLFDTVNKIVYSTVIGNAVMVKPPSSTPLPLIMLARLFEIAGLPPTSLSIITLPGSEMDEIVKDKRFQVISLTGSTETGEHVIKVGGIRQYLMELGGGDPVIVLKDATFPLTPQRIVTGITSYTGQRCDSVKLIFAEEEIYDKLKHDIIEEMKKVKVGDPREEGINAGPIIDKKTAEEWENAIQDAIKKGGKQLVGGKRVGATYIEPALIEVDKEKLKDLYLFNKEVFASVALLVKVKDANEAIQLANSRRYGLDASIFGNDINRIRELIRKLEVGAVYVNDAPKHGIGYFPFGGRKDSGVGREGIGYTIEYVTAMKTIVYNYKGRNVWKYM from the coding sequence ACGTATTTGGCTGGAAAATGGGTTTCGGGTTCAGATCCGGAAGGATTAAAGGTAGTCTCCCCGATAGATTTGTCTGTAATTGCAAAAGCGCCTAAGCTTTCCCTTCAGGAAGTAAAGGATGCAATAGAAGTGAACTTCGAAAAGGGAAGATGGGACATAAGGAACATGCCGGGCGAGAAGAGACTTAAGGTATACCATAGGGTTGCTGATCTAATAGAAAAGACCAGGGAGGATTTCGTGGAAGTTCTCATGTTAAATAATGGCAAAATTAGGGCTGCAGCTAATGGTGAGGTAGATGCCGCAATAGAGAGGCTAATCAGGGCAGACTTAGACGCCAAGAAAATATATGGAGACTTCGTTCCAGGGGATTGGAGCAGTGAAAGTCTAGAAACTGAGGCAATAGTTACCCGTGAACCCCTTGGTTTAGTCCTAGCCATAGTTCCTTTTAATTACCCATTATTTGACACAGTTAATAAAATAGTGTACTCTACCGTGATAGGAAATGCAGTTATGGTGAAACCGCCGTCTTCTACACCTTTGCCTCTAATCATGTTAGCTAGACTATTTGAAATTGCAGGTTTACCTCCAACTTCGCTATCGATAATAACCCTTCCAGGATCGGAGATGGACGAGATAGTCAAGGACAAGAGATTTCAGGTAATCTCTTTGACTGGAAGCACTGAGACAGGAGAACACGTGATAAAGGTAGGGGGTATTAGACAATATCTCATGGAACTTGGTGGAGGAGACCCCGTAATAGTGCTGAAGGATGCTACATTTCCTCTTACGCCGCAGAGGATCGTGACGGGAATAACAAGTTATACTGGACAAAGATGCGATTCTGTGAAATTAATCTTCGCAGAGGAAGAGATTTATGATAAGCTAAAACATGACATAATCGAGGAAATGAAGAAGGTAAAGGTTGGAGATCCAAGGGAGGAAGGAATAAATGCAGGTCCCATCATAGACAAGAAAACTGCTGAAGAGTGGGAGAACGCAATACAGGATGCAATCAAGAAAGGAGGCAAGCAACTAGTGGGCGGAAAGAGAGTTGGTGCTACATATATAGAGCCAGCACTGATAGAAGTGGATAAGGAAAAATTAAAGGACCTATACCTTTTCAACAAGGAGGTATTTGCGTCTGTAGCTCTCCTAGTAAAGGTAAAGGATGCAAACGAGGCTATCCAATTGGCTAACTCCAGGAGATATGGATTAGATGCGTCGATATTTGGAAATGATATAAATAGAATTAGAGAATTAATAAGAAAGCTTGAGGTAGGCGCGGTTTACGTCAACGATGCACCGAAACATGGAATTGGATATTTCCCCTTCGGAGGAAGGAAGGACTCTGGAGTTGGAAGGGAAGGAATAGGCTATACAATAGAATATGTAACAGCTATGAAGACAATTGTCTACAACTACAAGGGAAGAAACGTGTGGAAATACATGTAA
- a CDS encoding sulfurtransferase TusA family protein yields MNQSEKNKIIDLRGEPCPEPQIEVIKRLNSMRVGETLEIVSDSEPTDFGIPSICESRGYPCKIEKNGNSYRIMITKSK; encoded by the coding sequence ATGAATCAAAGTGAAAAAAATAAGATAATAGATCTGAGAGGCGAACCGTGTCCAGAACCACAAATAGAGGTAATAAAGAGGCTAAATTCAATGAGAGTTGGAGAGACCCTTGAAATAGTTAGTGATTCTGAACCAACCGATTTCGGAATTCCCTCAATTTGCGAGTCTAGAGGTTATCCGTGTAAAATAGAGAAAAATGGTAACTCTTATAGAATAATGATAACAAAATCAAAATGA
- a CDS encoding sodium:calcium antiporter, with product MNVYSLVLETAVLMILTGLCSELLALGTEELERRLDKGMAGGVILGLMTAFPETVFVIVAILDGFYQVALGSAIGGNMILFTVGMGIVSLSYSLKYKTSTVKLDRDFTLELKALIISLIVLSIITIIGELNLVTGVISLMPYIYYVTSRYRHFSSLEQHEKEGNMKKGIAYLLAGGIPLVFISDYFVSAIQNLSLYVGFPPILVSLILMPIAGELEEKVSAIRLIMKSPENVTTAVMSFVGSKIENMSVLIGIIGIFSYGGVALASDRTEFAAVILVTIITTWLIKDRKLGRIEGLMLLSLYFILVSILAFTSA from the coding sequence GTGAACGTTTATTCGTTAGTCCTTGAAACCGCAGTTCTAATGATTTTGACTGGCCTTTGTTCCGAACTTCTGGCTTTAGGAACTGAAGAACTAGAGAGGAGGTTAGATAAGGGAATGGCGGGAGGAGTAATCTTGGGCCTGATGACAGCGTTTCCTGAAACCGTTTTCGTAATTGTAGCAATACTAGACGGATTTTATCAAGTTGCTCTTGGATCTGCAATTGGCGGAAACATGATCCTCTTTACGGTGGGGATGGGAATTGTCTCTCTTTCTTATTCTCTAAAGTATAAAACTAGCACGGTAAAACTCGATAGGGATTTCACCTTAGAACTTAAGGCCTTAATAATATCGTTAATAGTTCTTTCAATTATTACTATTATAGGGGAACTTAATTTGGTAACTGGTGTAATATCATTAATGCCTTACATTTATTATGTGACATCTAGGTATAGGCACTTTTCATCACTGGAACAACATGAAAAGGAAGGCAATATGAAAAAGGGTATAGCCTATCTCTTAGCTGGAGGAATACCGTTGGTATTTATTTCGGATTATTTCGTTTCAGCCATTCAGAACCTTTCGCTTTACGTTGGTTTTCCTCCTATTTTAGTTTCCCTTATACTTATGCCTATAGCTGGAGAATTAGAAGAAAAGGTTTCAGCTATAAGGCTTATCATGAAATCGCCAGAAAATGTGACTACTGCAGTAATGAGCTTTGTAGGGAGTAAAATAGAAAACATGTCCGTGTTGATAGGAATCATAGGGATTTTTTCATACGGTGGAGTTGCACTTGCAAGCGACAGAACAGAGTTCGCAGCCGTGATATTAGTAACCATAATCACTACATGGCTCATTAAGGATAGAAAGCTAGGTAGAATAGAGGGATTGATGTTGTTATCTCTATATTTTATTTTAGTTTCGATTTTAGCTTTCACGTCAGCTTAA